One Mycobacterium sp. SMC-4 DNA window includes the following coding sequences:
- a CDS encoding ESX-1 secretion-associated protein, whose product MHDEALRVATAHLRELAAKQGQAAVELVSAAELVSGVDSRIRVSHGVIALSCASAVETVERTRRTAARGIAQRSSTLSSALVGAAERYQATDDVSGSALDRQVVPQSRRPR is encoded by the coding sequence ATGCATGACGAAGCGCTACGTGTCGCGACCGCTCATCTGCGTGAGCTGGCCGCCAAGCAGGGGCAGGCAGCTGTCGAACTCGTCTCCGCGGCTGAACTGGTGAGTGGCGTGGACAGCCGAATCCGGGTATCGCACGGCGTCATCGCGTTGTCGTGCGCGAGCGCCGTGGAGACCGTAGAGCGTACGCGGCGCACAGCCGCGCGCGGTATCGCGCAACGATCCTCCACGCTGTCCAGCGCGCTGGTCGGGGCCGCTGAGCGCTACCAGGCCACGGACGACGTGTCGGGGTCTGCATTGGACAGGCAGGTGGTGCCGCAGTCACGGAGGCCCCGATGA
- the eccA gene encoding type VII secretion AAA-ATPase EccA, whose translation MTEHLASLFGTAVGMLPTAPQRSLELFTEITDIDESACDAWVGRIRCGDTDRVTMFRAWYSRNNFGQLAGAAESPIIGLGARVPIGGMYGDITYPVNSPLAITMGFAVKEAEVANYTDALEALEAIPSAGAEHLISWGRAVVYGAAQRWTDVIDEVRGANSWPDPFLAAAAGVAHGVAAANLGLFTEAERRLVESNSSPAAEACARAIAWYLAMTRRGLGNEDAAVALLEWLQATHPTPQVTAALRDPNVRLHTTTAEQIASRRDVWDPDSVEADTSGRDTLLADAQSELDRQIGLTRVKEQVERYRAATQMAKVRAARGMKVAQASKHMIFTGPPGTGKTTIARVVANILAGLGVISEPKLVEASRKDFVAEYEGQSAVKTARTIDRAMGGVLFIDEAYTLVQERDGRADPFGTEALDTLLARMENDRDRLVVIIAGYSGDIDRLLESNDGLRSRFATRIEFDSYSPEEIVDIAKVIAASHDSSISEEAAKHVLEAATLLSSSAVNGKPALDVAGNGRYARQLVEAGEQIRDMRLARSLDIDALDDDQLSEINSDDMAAAIESVHARLSIGG comes from the coding sequence ATGACCGAGCATCTGGCAAGTCTGTTCGGCACCGCGGTGGGCATGTTGCCGACCGCGCCGCAGCGATCGCTGGAACTGTTCACCGAGATCACCGATATCGACGAGTCCGCCTGTGACGCATGGGTGGGCCGTATCCGATGCGGGGACACCGACCGGGTCACGATGTTCCGCGCCTGGTACTCCCGCAACAACTTCGGCCAACTCGCCGGCGCCGCGGAGTCGCCGATCATCGGCCTGGGTGCCCGCGTACCGATTGGTGGGATGTACGGCGACATCACCTATCCGGTCAACTCGCCGTTGGCCATCACTATGGGGTTCGCGGTCAAGGAAGCCGAGGTCGCCAACTACACCGACGCGCTGGAGGCGCTCGAGGCGATCCCATCAGCCGGCGCAGAACACCTGATCTCCTGGGGCAGGGCGGTGGTATACGGCGCCGCTCAGCGCTGGACCGATGTGATCGACGAGGTGCGGGGGGCCAACTCGTGGCCGGACCCGTTTCTGGCGGCCGCCGCCGGGGTTGCCCATGGCGTCGCCGCAGCCAATCTCGGTCTGTTCACCGAGGCCGAACGTCGCCTCGTCGAGTCGAATTCGTCGCCGGCTGCGGAAGCGTGCGCTCGGGCGATCGCGTGGTACCTGGCGATGACGCGGCGTGGCCTGGGCAACGAAGATGCGGCGGTGGCTTTGCTTGAGTGGTTACAGGCGACCCACCCGACTCCGCAGGTCACTGCTGCTCTGCGGGATCCGAACGTACGGCTGCACACCACCACCGCTGAACAGATCGCCTCGCGTCGCGACGTCTGGGACCCCGACAGCGTCGAGGCGGATACATCGGGCCGGGACACGCTGCTCGCCGACGCTCAGTCCGAACTCGACCGGCAGATCGGATTGACGCGGGTCAAGGAGCAGGTCGAGCGATACCGCGCTGCCACCCAGATGGCCAAAGTCCGTGCGGCGCGGGGTATGAAGGTCGCGCAGGCGTCCAAGCACATGATCTTCACCGGGCCGCCGGGCACGGGCAAGACGACCATCGCCCGAGTGGTGGCCAACATCCTCGCGGGGCTGGGCGTCATCTCCGAACCAAAGCTGGTAGAGGCCTCTCGTAAGGACTTCGTCGCGGAATACGAAGGCCAGTCAGCGGTCAAGACTGCGCGCACCATCGACCGTGCGATGGGTGGAGTGCTGTTCATCGATGAGGCCTACACGCTGGTGCAGGAGCGCGACGGGCGGGCTGACCCGTTCGGCACCGAAGCCCTCGACACCCTGCTGGCGCGGATGGAAAACGACCGCGACCGACTGGTGGTGATCATCGCCGGCTACAGCGGGGATATCGACCGCCTACTGGAAAGCAATGACGGACTGCGCTCTCGGTTCGCCACCCGCATCGAATTCGACTCATACTCACCGGAAGAAATCGTCGACATAGCCAAAGTCATTGCTGCTAGTCATGATTCGTCGATCAGCGAGGAGGCGGCCAAACATGTGTTGGAGGCTGCGACGTTGTTGAGCTCCAGCGCGGTCAACGGCAAGCCCGCCCTGGACGTGGCCGGGAATGGCCGCTACGCCCGCCAACTGGTCGAAGCCGGCGAGCAGATCCGCGATATGCGCTTGGCCCGCTCGCTGGACATCGACGCGCTCGACGACGACCAGCTCAGCGAGATCAACAGTGACGACATGGCCGCGGCGATCGAGTCGGTGCACGCCCGACTCAGCATCGGCGGGTAA
- a CDS encoding ESX secretion-associated protein EspG: MTAGPFLGDGEPTHYDDVVGVELTIDGIQLIADLLHLVDFPLALAIRPNIPYEEQRAIVREHVTRDLTAQGVLTAFGDPHPEVAAMVDVLSRPDRTLDCRWWRRDVGGKMVRFVVCRKGERHVVAARDEDMLVLQRVAPQIGLAAMVNVVIGDAPAADVEPLTGLAHRLSGVRSADQLASYGQPPSSAKIYAEATATPTSWVEITANERHPGGTYSPAGVGAGVLDSAHGRIVSLPRRVNGELYGSFLPGTPENLQRALDSLVEFLPSAEWSDHTAAGDCASANLPH, encoded by the coding sequence ATGACGGCCGGACCATTCCTGGGCGACGGCGAACCCACCCACTATGACGACGTCGTCGGTGTCGAGCTCACCATCGACGGCATCCAGTTGATCGCCGACCTGCTGCATCTCGTCGATTTTCCGCTGGCGCTGGCCATTCGGCCGAACATCCCCTACGAGGAGCAACGCGCAATCGTGCGGGAGCACGTGACACGGGACTTGACCGCGCAGGGCGTCTTGACAGCATTCGGCGACCCACATCCGGAGGTCGCGGCGATGGTCGATGTGCTGAGCCGGCCCGACCGGACCCTCGACTGCCGGTGGTGGCGGCGCGATGTCGGTGGCAAAATGGTGCGCTTCGTGGTTTGCCGCAAGGGGGAGCGTCATGTCGTCGCCGCGCGCGATGAGGACATGTTGGTGCTGCAGCGCGTCGCACCGCAGATCGGACTGGCCGCCATGGTGAACGTCGTGATCGGGGATGCGCCGGCGGCCGACGTCGAGCCGCTGACCGGCCTGGCCCATCGACTGTCTGGTGTGCGCTCTGCCGACCAACTCGCCAGCTACGGGCAGCCACCTTCGTCAGCGAAGATCTATGCCGAGGCGACGGCGACGCCTACCAGCTGGGTCGAGATCACCGCCAACGAGCGGCATCCGGGCGGTACCTACTCGCCTGCTGGTGTGGGCGCTGGTGTGCTGGATTCGGCGCACGGACGAATCGTCTCCCTGCCCAGACGAGTCAACGGCGAGCTCTACGGCAGCTTCCTGCCCGGCACCCCGGAGAACCTGCAGCGCGCCCTCGACAGTCTCGTGGAATTCCTGCCGTCGGCGGAATGGTCCGACCACACAGCTGCCGGCGACTGCGCGTCTGCGAACCTTCCCCACTGA
- the eccB gene encoding type VII secretion protein EccB, producing MAGFRLTTKVQVSGWRFLLRRVEHAIVRRDTRMFDDPLQFYSRAVTAGIVIAVLICLGAALLAYFKPLGKRGGDNLLVDRATNQLYVVLPDNGQLRPVYNLTSARLILGTNGTPVAVKSEELDRMPKGQPLGIPGAPYATPVSPSPESQWGLCDTVVKPQSIAPQVDSSVLITALALDNSVGPMRPDQGMLVTFNQQDWLVTAAGRHAIDMSDRAVTSAVGIPVTARSAPISQGLFNALPDAGPWQLSDIAGAGAPNSVGLPPELVVGTVFKTVTESDQQHYVVLIDGVAKVNDTTAAALRATNSYGLIEPPSMEPSAVSRIPEQVYESPLPDAAMTMLLRQDIPTLCWSWVREPGDQAPRTMVIAGRRLPLPPGALNTGIDQINGDNTVYVDGGQYVRLQAPDPDFGESLYYVDPQGVRYGLPDEDTARDLGLSVPRTAPWQVVSLLVDGPVLSKDAALVEHDTLPPNPNPRKVNSGGAVHAGSMTGGGR from the coding sequence ATGGCGGGATTTCGGCTCACCACCAAGGTCCAGGTCAGCGGCTGGCGCTTCCTGTTGCGTCGTGTCGAGCACGCCATAGTGCGTCGCGACACCAGGATGTTCGACGACCCCTTGCAGTTCTACAGCCGCGCCGTGACCGCTGGAATTGTGATCGCCGTCCTCATCTGTCTGGGCGCTGCGCTGTTGGCCTACTTCAAACCGCTGGGAAAACGCGGTGGCGACAACCTCCTGGTCGACCGTGCGACCAATCAGCTCTATGTGGTACTTCCCGACAACGGCCAGCTGCGGCCGGTGTACAACCTGACGTCGGCCCGGTTGATCCTCGGTACCAACGGGACGCCGGTCGCGGTGAAATCCGAAGAACTCGACAGAATGCCCAAGGGGCAACCGTTGGGCATCCCGGGTGCCCCGTACGCCACTCCGGTATCGCCGAGCCCGGAGTCACAGTGGGGCCTGTGTGACACCGTCGTCAAGCCTCAGAGCATTGCGCCCCAGGTGGACTCGTCGGTTCTGATCACGGCACTGGCGCTGGACAACTCGGTCGGCCCGATGAGGCCAGATCAGGGCATGCTGGTGACCTTCAACCAGCAGGACTGGCTCGTCACCGCGGCCGGACGACACGCCATCGACATGTCCGACCGTGCTGTGACCTCCGCAGTGGGCATCCCGGTGACTGCCCGCTCGGCACCGATCTCGCAGGGGTTGTTCAATGCGCTGCCCGATGCCGGGCCGTGGCAGCTCTCCGACATCGCGGGCGCCGGGGCCCCCAACAGCGTCGGGCTGCCCCCGGAGTTGGTCGTCGGCACCGTATTCAAGACCGTCACAGAATCCGACCAGCAACACTATGTGGTGCTGATCGACGGGGTGGCCAAGGTCAACGACACCACCGCGGCCGCACTTCGCGCCACCAATTCCTACGGGCTGATCGAACCGCCGTCGATGGAGCCCAGTGCGGTGTCGCGGATCCCCGAGCAGGTCTACGAATCGCCGTTGCCCGATGCCGCGATGACGATGCTGTTACGCCAGGACATCCCGACGCTGTGTTGGTCGTGGGTTCGCGAGCCAGGTGATCAGGCCCCCAGAACCATGGTGATCGCTGGACGCCGGTTGCCGCTACCGCCTGGTGCTCTGAACACCGGGATCGACCAAATCAATGGGGACAACACGGTGTACGTCGACGGCGGCCAATACGTTCGGCTGCAGGCACCAGACCCCGACTTCGGGGAAAGTCTCTACTACGTCGACCCGCAAGGGGTGCGCTACGGTCTGCCCGACGAGGACACCGCACGCGACCTCGGACTGTCCGTCCCACGCACCGCGCCGTGGCAGGTCGTCAGCCTGCTCGTCGACGGCCCGGTGTTGTCCAAGGATGCCGCACTGGTCGAACACGACACCCTGCCGCCGAATCCCAACCCCCGCAAGGTCAACAGCGGAGGTGCGGTACATGCGGGCTCGATGACCGGAGGTGGCCGATGA
- a CDS encoding helix-turn-helix domain-containing protein, whose product MTNAESIDGSAGAPDPGMLRAGAAAAARRRELDISQRRLAAEGIINAGALIAFEKGRSWPRQRTRAKLEDILRWPPGTIERLRRGEPARPTPQSAGPRGDEIPLIAQAVITAASTLRTSMAALPGVDDEAFTPRATSLLADLRQLEAVASRAARIGQVTPSLIKALSTVRSLYDELTLLAAGAPHATLGQRLYAVRRGANLTIAETAQAAGVSEDAVRNVESEETVSPADVIAIEALVEQIA is encoded by the coding sequence ATGACGAACGCGGAGTCGATCGACGGATCGGCCGGCGCACCGGATCCCGGGATGCTGCGCGCAGGCGCCGCTGCCGCGGCTCGTCGACGCGAACTCGATATCAGTCAGCGTCGGTTGGCCGCCGAGGGAATCATCAACGCCGGCGCACTGATTGCGTTCGAGAAAGGCCGTAGTTGGCCTCGGCAGAGAACCCGGGCGAAACTCGAAGACATTCTGCGATGGCCGCCCGGAACCATCGAGCGACTGCGACGCGGAGAGCCGGCGCGGCCCACGCCGCAATCGGCGGGGCCCAGGGGCGACGAAATTCCGTTGATCGCCCAGGCGGTCATCACAGCGGCCAGCACGCTGCGGACGTCGATGGCAGCGCTGCCCGGTGTCGATGACGAGGCTTTCACGCCGCGGGCGACGTCATTGCTGGCAGATCTGCGGCAGCTCGAGGCAGTCGCATCCCGCGCCGCGCGCATCGGGCAGGTCACCCCGTCATTGATCAAAGCCCTCAGTACCGTGCGCAGCCTGTACGACGAGCTCACGCTGCTCGCTGCCGGGGCCCCGCACGCGACATTGGGTCAGCGGCTCTATGCCGTCCGCCGCGGTGCCAATCTCACGATCGCCGAAACCGCCCAGGCGGCCGGGGTTTCGGAGGATGCGGTGCGCAATGTCGAGTCCGAGGAGACGGTGTCACCTGCTGATGTCATCGCCATCGAAGCGCTGGTCGAGCAGATCGCTTGA
- a CDS encoding DivIVA domain-containing protein: MGEGGLTAEDLRNVTFDKPPWGQRGYSEKSVDDFLALAARRLDGRGHLSSDDVRHVAFNKPRIGKRGYNTAQVDELLERVAAAIDALDA, from the coding sequence ATGGGTGAGGGTGGTTTGACGGCCGAGGATCTGCGCAACGTGACGTTCGACAAGCCGCCGTGGGGGCAGCGCGGCTACAGCGAGAAGTCCGTCGACGACTTCCTGGCACTGGCCGCCCGACGACTGGACGGGCGCGGCCACCTGTCATCTGATGACGTGCGCCACGTCGCGTTCAACAAGCCCCGCATCGGCAAGCGCGGCTACAACACCGCCCAGGTCGACGAGTTGCTGGAGCGGGTCGCCGCGGCGATCGACGCGCTCGACGCCTGA
- a CDS encoding WhiB family transcriptional regulator, with protein sequence MNATPIDETPVGACTADPERWTTTADDEAKAICRSCPRRWLCAREACESPRAEGLWAGIYVPEAGRGRTFALRQLKSLAEQHGYPVRPRRVYYAETA encoded by the coding sequence ATGAACGCAACGCCGATTGACGAGACACCGGTGGGCGCGTGCACCGCAGACCCCGAGCGGTGGACCACCACCGCCGACGACGAGGCCAAGGCCATCTGCCGGTCCTGCCCGCGACGGTGGCTGTGCGCGCGCGAAGCGTGTGAGTCACCGCGGGCCGAAGGCCTGTGGGCCGGCATCTACGTCCCAGAGGCCGGCCGCGGGCGCACCTTCGCACTGCGCCAACTCAAGTCGCTGGCCGAACAGCACGGCTACCCGGTGCGGCCCCGTCGCGTGTATTACGCCGAGACCGCCTAA
- a CDS encoding EspA/EspE family type VII secretion system effector, producing MDLSDLYGLSGKSLPHADTTSARVAHRRPTDIAALKNAVGSPILDAGQLVISGMRLTTGWGDPEDGDVFERAATRFDAAAATLATAHPTADWEGAGSQAYAVANHQQAGRTDAIAVLDRGVHRVVSRQARQVAIHRDNLDEQSNFLADLSYTTWALALIPGVGKAAKATVELAAVATALQMSGQELHLLSQEVSENAAELNQLATQYTTLTVPESPPLLDRDLRADDDVQDDTPTGTEDPSPPDTAPVDDPDTVAPLGAAGGPSRAASPGAPPVVAMPAPAVAGHGAPAGSQPPAAMPSAQRSDPLSGMTSAFGAIGGVVGAIVAPLTAAVAGAAGAAGQALSALTDAGPDIPEEDKDAPATETIDAATTAAEDEPLTGDSTEAVSSVDSESATGPPPSTSAPVEAVPAPAEAEDRRAPAAPPAATRPPQ from the coding sequence GTGGATCTCAGCGACCTTTACGGTCTGTCGGGCAAATCATTGCCCCACGCCGATACAACGTCTGCGCGGGTCGCGCATCGGCGGCCCACCGACATTGCAGCACTCAAGAACGCGGTGGGATCGCCGATCCTCGACGCCGGACAGCTCGTCATCTCCGGGATGCGACTGACCACCGGATGGGGCGACCCGGAGGACGGCGACGTGTTCGAGCGGGCCGCCACGCGGTTCGACGCCGCCGCAGCGACGTTGGCGACCGCGCACCCGACCGCGGACTGGGAAGGAGCCGGCTCGCAGGCTTATGCCGTGGCCAACCATCAGCAGGCCGGCCGGACCGACGCGATCGCCGTACTGGACCGAGGCGTGCACCGGGTGGTCTCCCGTCAGGCGCGTCAGGTGGCGATCCATCGCGACAACCTCGACGAGCAGTCGAACTTCCTGGCTGACTTGAGCTACACCACCTGGGCTCTGGCCTTGATCCCCGGCGTCGGCAAGGCCGCGAAAGCGACGGTGGAACTGGCCGCGGTGGCCACGGCGCTGCAGATGAGCGGCCAAGAGTTGCACCTGCTGTCCCAAGAGGTATCCGAGAATGCGGCCGAACTGAACCAGCTGGCGACGCAGTACACGACGTTGACGGTGCCTGAGAGCCCACCGCTGCTCGACCGGGACCTACGCGCCGACGACGACGTGCAGGACGACACCCCCACCGGCACCGAGGATCCGTCACCTCCGGATACCGCACCCGTGGACGACCCAGACACGGTCGCACCCCTGGGCGCAGCCGGCGGTCCTTCCCGTGCGGCCTCACCTGGTGCGCCACCGGTAGTGGCCATGCCTGCACCGGCGGTAGCGGGCCATGGTGCTCCCGCCGGCTCCCAGCCTCCTGCCGCGATGCCATCCGCCCAACGTTCCGATCCGTTATCCGGGATGACGTCGGCTTTCGGCGCCATCGGTGGAGTCGTCGGCGCCATCGTGGCTCCGCTCACGGCCGCGGTCGCCGGTGCGGCCGGCGCGGCTGGCCAAGCACTTTCGGCACTGACAGATGCCGGACCCGACATCCCCGAGGAAGACAAGGATGCGCCCGCCACCGAGACGATCGATGCCGCCACGACGGCTGCGGAGGACGAGCCGCTCACCGGCGACAGCACCGAGGCGGTGAGCTCAGTCGACTCCGAAAGTGCCACGGGCCCCCCGCCTTCTACGTCGGCGCCGGTAGAAGCCGTGCCGGCGCCCGCAGAGGCCGAGGATCGCCGCGCTCCTGCGGCTCCGCCTGCCGCGACTCGGCCCCCGCAGTGA
- the eccCa gene encoding type VII secretion protein EccCa, whose product MTTRKFTPIMKRGPRLTPGEINVTPPDDLGIDIPPSGMQKALPWVLGGCMLGMIAIMMFSGIRQLSPYMLMMPLMMVMAAVGLMASGGTGGKKVPEINADRKEYLRYLANLRTRVTSSAAAQVTFFNYHAPHPEDLLSIIGTHRQWSRAANADFYAAARIGLGSEPAVDRLLKPAVGGDLAGPSGAPQPHLEPVSHMWVTKFLRTHGLIHDCPKLVQLRTFPTIALGGDVDGAAALLRAMVCHLAVFHPPDLLQIRVLTDDPEDPNWAWLKWLPHTQHPSDVDASGPTRMVFTRPDGLSDLAARGPHTADATPSGAYVVVVDLTGGRAGFPIDGRAGVTVLTLGNHRSSYRIRVDADGTADDKLPNQSFRLVANRVDAMTPGQAERIARKLAGWSITGTIIDKSTRVQKKVATEWHEIVGAQSVEEVTPARWRMFADTDRDRLRIPFGHELKTGDVMYLDIKEGAEFGAGPHGMLIGTTGSGKSEFLRTLILSLAATHHPDQVNLLLTDFKGGSTFLGMEKLPHTAAVVTNMEEEAELVSRMAEVLSGELDRRQSILRQAGMQVGAAGALSGVAEYEKYRERGADLAALPTLFVVVDEFAELLQNHPDFIGLFDRICRVGRSLRVHLLLATQSLNTGGTRIDKLEPNLTYRIALRTTSSAESKAVIGTPEAQYISNKESGVGFLRVGMEDPVKFQSVYTGNAYAPSVLDLGDDDAPGKHADRSIRIHRFTAAPITDERLREEKMGTDERLREEKTTRDVAVTP is encoded by the coding sequence ATGACGACCAGGAAGTTCACCCCGATCATGAAGCGGGGCCCACGCCTGACGCCAGGTGAGATCAACGTGACGCCCCCCGACGACCTGGGTATCGACATTCCGCCGTCAGGTATGCAGAAGGCGCTGCCGTGGGTATTGGGCGGGTGCATGCTCGGGATGATCGCCATCATGATGTTCAGTGGTATACGCCAACTTTCGCCGTACATGCTGATGATGCCGCTGATGATGGTGATGGCCGCGGTCGGCCTGATGGCCAGCGGTGGAACCGGCGGCAAGAAGGTGCCCGAGATCAATGCCGACCGTAAGGAGTACCTGCGGTACCTGGCTAATCTACGTACCCGGGTGACGTCGTCGGCAGCAGCGCAGGTGACGTTCTTCAACTACCATGCGCCACACCCCGAGGACCTGCTGTCGATCATCGGGACTCACCGGCAGTGGTCGCGAGCGGCCAACGCGGACTTCTATGCCGCGGCCCGTATCGGCTTGGGATCCGAGCCGGCGGTCGATCGCCTGCTCAAGCCCGCCGTCGGCGGGGACCTGGCTGGGCCGTCCGGTGCGCCCCAACCGCATCTGGAACCCGTGAGCCACATGTGGGTGACCAAGTTCTTGCGCACCCACGGATTGATCCACGACTGCCCGAAACTGGTTCAGCTACGTACATTCCCGACAATCGCCCTGGGTGGCGATGTCGACGGCGCTGCTGCGCTGCTGCGCGCCATGGTCTGCCACCTGGCAGTCTTCCATCCCCCAGACCTACTCCAGATCCGCGTGCTGACCGACGACCCGGAGGATCCGAACTGGGCCTGGTTGAAATGGTTGCCCCACACCCAGCACCCGTCCGACGTCGACGCTTCCGGCCCGACTCGGATGGTGTTCACCCGGCCCGACGGACTGAGCGATCTGGCGGCCCGCGGTCCGCACACCGCCGATGCCACGCCGAGTGGCGCCTACGTTGTGGTCGTGGACCTCACCGGCGGTAGAGCGGGCTTCCCGATCGACGGCCGGGCCGGTGTCACCGTCTTGACCCTCGGTAACCACCGCTCGTCGTATCGTATTCGCGTCGACGCGGACGGGACGGCTGACGACAAGCTACCCAACCAGTCGTTTCGTCTGGTGGCCAATCGGGTGGATGCGATGACACCTGGCCAGGCCGAGCGGATCGCCCGCAAGCTGGCCGGTTGGTCGATCACCGGGACGATCATCGACAAGAGCACCCGCGTACAGAAGAAAGTCGCCACCGAGTGGCACGAGATCGTCGGCGCCCAATCGGTGGAGGAGGTGACGCCTGCGCGGTGGCGGATGTTCGCTGACACTGACCGCGACCGGCTTCGCATTCCGTTCGGCCACGAGCTCAAGACCGGCGATGTGATGTATCTCGACATCAAAGAGGGTGCGGAGTTCGGCGCCGGTCCGCACGGCATGCTGATCGGTACCACCGGCTCTGGCAAGTCGGAGTTCCTCCGTACGCTGATCCTTTCGCTGGCCGCGACGCACCATCCTGACCAGGTCAACCTACTGCTGACCGACTTCAAGGGCGGATCGACTTTCCTTGGTATGGAGAAACTTCCGCACACCGCTGCAGTGGTGACCAACATGGAGGAGGAGGCCGAGCTCGTCAGCCGGATGGCGGAGGTGCTCTCCGGCGAACTCGACCGCCGCCAATCCATCCTTCGGCAAGCCGGCATGCAGGTCGGAGCAGCAGGTGCGCTCTCCGGCGTCGCGGAGTACGAGAAGTACCGCGAACGCGGAGCCGACCTGGCCGCGCTGCCCACGCTGTTCGTCGTGGTCGACGAGTTCGCCGAGTTACTGCAGAACCATCCCGACTTCATCGGCCTGTTCGACCGGATCTGTCGGGTGGGCAGATCACTGCGTGTGCACTTGTTGCTGGCCACGCAGTCACTGAATACCGGCGGCACCCGTATCGACAAACTCGAGCCGAACTTGACCTACCGTATTGCGTTGCGTACCACCAGCTCTGCGGAGTCCAAGGCGGTGATCGGCACACCGGAAGCCCAGTACATCTCCAACAAGGAGAGTGGGGTCGGCTTCCTGCGGGTGGGCATGGAGGATCCGGTGAAGTTCCAGAGCGTATACACCGGCAACGCCTACGCACCGTCCGTCCTGGACCTCGGTGACGACGATGCCCCCGGCAAGCATGCCGACAGGTCTATCCGCATCCACCGCTTCACCGCGGCGCCGATCACCGACGAGCGCTTGCGCGAGGAGAAGATGGGCACCGACGAGCGCTTGCGCGAGGAGAAGACGACTCGCGATGTGGCGGTGACCCCATGA